A single region of the Leptodactylus fuscus isolate aLepFus1 chromosome 5, aLepFus1.hap2, whole genome shotgun sequence genome encodes:
- the LOC142204743 gene encoding TLC domain-containing protein 4-like — protein sequence MVFEAKMEDSVFISYCVVAGSFLFFQFLFSIVSPRISPNLSKSYKKLSYGKQLEWDSSIVSTVYSLIVGTFCIYILVYDDAVNADPIWGDPFQVKMNVAITCGFLVYDLLFLARFWKEMRDPYMVCHHFAVIYAYGYVLNRGVLPYFANFRLICEFSTPFVNIRWFFDAINMPRSSKLFMFNSLAIVVVFFIVRIAVIPSYYSQVFATFGTEGYIRLGIGPQVAWIVSCVILDILNLLWMYDLMCGFYSVVKSKLERTPTRNHAD from the exons ATGGTTTTTGAAGCAAAGATGGAGGACAGTGTATTTATTAGTTACTGTGTGGTTGCTGGtagttttcttttctttcagtTTCTTTTTTCTATCGTCAGTCCTAGAATTTCACCAAATCTGTCTAAAAGCTACAAGAAACTCAGCTATGGCAAGCAACTAGAATGGGACTCCAG TATTGTCTCAACAGTTTACTCTCTGATTGTCGGTACTTTCTGCATTTATATTTTGGTGTATGATGATGCAGTGAATGCAGATCCCATATG GGGGGACCCATTTCAGGTGAAAATGAATGTTGCCATTACCTGCGGCTTCCTCGTCTACG aTTTGCTGTTTCTTGCTCGTTTCTGGAAGGAGATGAGAGACCCTTACATGGTCTGCCACCACTTTGCTGTGATCTATGCGTACGGATACGTGCTG AATCGCGGCGTACTGCCATATTTTGCTAATTTCCGGTTAATATGTGAATTTTCAACTCCATTTGTAAATATAAG GTGGTTTTTTGACGCCATTAATATGCCCCGATCCTCTAAGCTCTTCATGTTTAACTCCTTAGCTATTGTTGTTGTCTTCTTCATTGTCCGAATCGCTGTGATACCTAGCTACTACTCTCAAGTCTTTGCCACATTTGGCACAGAGGGTTACATCCGTCTGGGCATCGGGCCACAGGTAGCATGGATTGTGTCCTGTGTGATCTTGGACATCCTTAACCTACTCTGGATGTATGACCTTATGTGTGGATTTTACAGTGTTGTTAAATCAAAACTTGAAAGGACACCTACAAGGAACCATGCCGACTGA